One part of the Granulicella arctica genome encodes these proteins:
- the aroE gene encoding shikimate dehydrogenase — protein sequence MNPSTSQFLRSRIGKVCVAIVGTTAAEMIEKATAVVKETPFLEFRLDYLEKPALALPKFKQFFADNTAAIAIATCRRAANDGKFAGAVAAEVEILSKAAGVGFHILDLEIESAESLKKGELQKLREAGAALLVSHHDFQSTKDLDKVFTRIEAFQPDFVKIVPTAKTLSDNVTLIRFLEKMSDHTNIVGIAMGDAGIISRVLGLRAGGAFTFAAANLTEATGPGQIDARTLIDTYRIDHIDAATKVYGVAGNPVKSSLSPVMLNTAFRRETVNAVYLALQTTKLPDLLKLVHEIPLQGLSVTMPFKQEIMAHLEKTDPLSTKIGACNTILRAPDGKLYGFNTDVAGIVGPLEKRLSLRGAKVLVLGAGGAARAAVFGLRDKGSEVFILNRTPETAQKLARQAGAKTIKKDALAKTNFDVIVNATSVGMAGQKAAPLLEAKDMNARLVFDLVYNPLETPLLRLARQKNIPIITGVEMFVQQGARQFEIWTGKPAPEEEMLRVVLHALKQQAEAAVVPAPAEKPKAKAKTK from the coding sequence GTGAACCCATCCACCTCCCAGTTTCTCCGTTCGCGAATCGGTAAAGTATGCGTTGCAATCGTCGGCACCACGGCTGCCGAGATGATCGAAAAGGCGACGGCGGTCGTCAAAGAGACCCCGTTTCTTGAGTTTCGGCTGGATTATCTCGAAAAGCCGGCCCTTGCGCTGCCGAAGTTCAAGCAGTTTTTTGCGGACAATACGGCCGCTATCGCCATTGCGACCTGTCGCCGGGCGGCAAATGACGGGAAGTTTGCCGGAGCCGTCGCCGCCGAAGTCGAGATTCTGAGCAAGGCCGCTGGCGTTGGCTTTCATATCCTCGACCTCGAGATCGAGTCCGCTGAGTCGCTGAAGAAGGGTGAGTTGCAGAAGCTGCGCGAGGCAGGGGCGGCGCTGCTGGTCAGCCACCATGACTTCCAGTCGACGAAGGATCTGGACAAGGTCTTTACACGGATTGAAGCCTTCCAGCCGGACTTCGTGAAGATCGTCCCGACGGCCAAGACGCTGAGCGACAATGTGACGCTGATCCGCTTCCTGGAGAAGATGAGTGATCACACGAATATCGTGGGCATCGCCATGGGTGATGCAGGGATCATCTCGCGGGTATTGGGGCTGCGAGCTGGGGGAGCGTTTACCTTTGCCGCCGCGAACTTGACCGAAGCGACGGGACCAGGGCAGATCGACGCGCGTACGCTGATCGATACGTACCGGATCGACCATATCGACGCCGCAACGAAGGTTTATGGAGTGGCTGGAAACCCGGTGAAGAGCTCGCTGTCGCCGGTGATGCTGAACACGGCGTTTCGCCGCGAGACGGTGAATGCGGTCTATCTTGCGCTTCAGACGACCAAGCTACCTGACCTGCTGAAGCTGGTGCATGAGATCCCGCTCCAGGGGTTGAGCGTGACGATGCCCTTCAAGCAGGAGATTATGGCGCATCTCGAAAAGACCGATCCTCTTTCTACCAAGATCGGCGCTTGTAATACGATCCTTCGGGCTCCGGATGGCAAGTTGTACGGGTTCAATACAGATGTGGCGGGGATTGTGGGGCCGCTCGAGAAGCGACTGTCGTTGCGGGGCGCAAAGGTGCTGGTGCTGGGAGCGGGCGGTGCGGCGCGGGCAGCGGTCTTCGGGCTGCGCGACAAGGGTTCGGAGGTGTTCATACTGAACCGGACGCCGGAGACGGCGCAGAAGCTGGCGCGGCAGGCGGGGGCGAAGACGATCAAGAAGGATGCGCTGGCCAAGACGAACTTCGACGTGATCGTCAATGCGACCTCGGTGGGCATGGCAGGGCAGAAGGCAGCTCCGCTGCTCGAAGCGAAGGATATGAACGCCAGGCTGGTCTTCGACCTGGTCTACAACCCGCTGGAGACTCCTCTACTACGGCTGGCGCGGCAGAAGAATATCCCGATCATTACCGGGGTGGAGATGTTCGTGCAGCAAGGGGCGCGGCAGTTCGAGATATGGACGGGCAAGCCGGCTCCAGAGGAGGAGATGCTGCGAGTGGTGCTGCATGCGCTGAAGCAGCAGGCCGAAGCGGCGGTGGTTCCTGCTCCTGCGGAGAAGCCAAAAGCCAAGGCGAAGACGAAGTAG
- the atpC gene encoding ATP synthase F1 subunit epsilon — protein sequence MAETSNNSGQLAVRLVTPDRVLLDATADAVELPSMSGYLEALYGAAPLLAELGAGEVRLHGGTSGDQKFFVAWGFVEVLPERVTILAETALKPTEINRSEAEQQLQQSDKLWTEAGDDGQKYDDANALRREAEEKLASAEGKSA from the coding sequence ATGGCAGAGACTTCGAACAACTCGGGACAATTGGCGGTCCGGCTGGTCACGCCGGATCGCGTCCTTCTGGACGCGACGGCAGATGCAGTCGAGCTGCCATCCATGTCCGGCTATCTCGAGGCGCTCTACGGCGCAGCACCGCTTCTTGCGGAGTTGGGCGCAGGCGAGGTTCGTCTCCACGGAGGCACCTCCGGCGACCAAAAGTTCTTCGTCGCCTGGGGCTTCGTCGAGGTACTCCCTGAGCGAGTCACCATCCTCGCCGAGACTGCGCTGAAACCTACAGAGATCAACCGCAGTGAGGCAGAGCAGCAACTTCAGCAGAGCGACAAGCTTTGGACCGAAGCCGGTGACGACGGGCAGAAGTACGACGACGCTAATGCCCTGCGCCGCGAAGCCGAAGAGAAGCTGGCCTCAGCCGAAGGCAAGAGCGCCTAA
- a CDS encoding amidase: MPHRRAALTLVASILSSGVLFAQPAVQSSRPSMDRDLMEIDVPRLHALYAAHRYTVMQVTQWYLDRIARYNPTYKPVVHVDAAGALAAAAREDAGKGRHGALWGVPILIKDNTCIAGIVTSDGWGQFNIPGKEFVPTTDATVVKRFREAGAILLGHTNMPDFAASDTNFSSAGGRTGNAYNVRYSPGGSSGGTATAVAVNMAVFGQGTDTANSVRIPSSADSLVGMLPTRGLVSIAGIAPLNWLLDNTGPLARDVTDAAIALDVMAGEDPQDFRTAGSRKKAQRRPYTAYLKRGALKGKRFGVPAFILNPAAADQDENPLMAAETRAAFLKALDQMRAAGATIVLDDRMLSAEFPKMVAAIDTHPYRAEGMLAYLREFGPALYKTPAQFKAVTGVEIPAMLLGEGGTNAVPQRTLEGDPARDATFFAPQQRALDQYDAALAQFHLDGFVYPALQMPPNDETPKPGAPRSRGPHSATGWVNRIGVPAIVLPGGFYANGIPFGIEISAARWRDGDLLGYGFAYEQATHNRRIPVLNTDGAPQ; this comes from the coding sequence TCGATGGATCGCGACCTGATGGAGATCGATGTTCCTCGGCTTCATGCGCTGTATGCGGCACACCGGTATACGGTGATGCAGGTGACACAGTGGTATCTCGACCGGATCGCTCGCTATAACCCAACGTACAAGCCCGTGGTGCATGTAGATGCAGCGGGAGCTCTGGCAGCGGCGGCGCGCGAGGATGCAGGTAAGGGGAGGCACGGGGCGCTGTGGGGCGTGCCGATCCTCATCAAGGACAACACATGTATTGCGGGCATCGTGACGAGCGATGGCTGGGGGCAGTTCAACATACCGGGCAAGGAGTTCGTCCCGACGACGGATGCTACGGTCGTCAAACGGTTCCGGGAGGCAGGGGCGATCCTGCTGGGACATACGAATATGCCGGACTTTGCGGCGAGCGATACGAACTTCAGCTCGGCGGGGGGACGGACGGGAAATGCTTACAACGTGCGCTACTCGCCGGGTGGGTCGTCGGGCGGAACGGCTACGGCGGTTGCGGTGAATATGGCGGTGTTCGGCCAGGGAACGGATACGGCGAACTCGGTGCGGATTCCTTCGTCGGCAGACTCGCTGGTGGGGATGCTGCCGACTCGAGGGCTGGTAAGTATTGCGGGGATTGCTCCGCTTAACTGGCTGCTGGATAACACCGGGCCTCTGGCGCGGGATGTGACCGACGCCGCCATCGCACTGGATGTGATGGCGGGTGAGGATCCGCAGGACTTTCGGACGGCAGGCAGTCGCAAGAAGGCCCAGCGAAGACCATATACCGCTTATCTGAAACGGGGGGCTCTGAAGGGGAAACGGTTTGGGGTTCCGGCGTTTATTTTGAACCCGGCTGCCGCGGATCAGGATGAGAATCCACTGATGGCTGCGGAGACACGGGCGGCGTTTTTGAAGGCACTTGATCAGATGCGGGCGGCGGGAGCGACGATTGTGCTGGATGATCGGATGCTTTCGGCGGAGTTTCCGAAGATGGTGGCGGCAATCGATACGCATCCGTATCGCGCCGAGGGGATGCTGGCTTATCTGCGGGAGTTTGGGCCTGCGCTGTACAAGACTCCGGCACAGTTCAAGGCTGTTACCGGGGTGGAGATTCCTGCGATGCTGCTTGGAGAGGGTGGGACGAATGCTGTTCCGCAACGAACGCTTGAGGGCGATCCGGCGCGGGATGCTACGTTTTTTGCTCCGCAGCAGAGGGCTCTGGATCAGTACGATGCTGCGTTGGCGCAGTTTCACCTGGACGGGTTTGTCTATCCGGCGTTGCAGATGCCTCCTAACGATGAGACGCCGAAGCCGGGTGCGCCTCGGAGCCGGGGTCCGCATAGTGCGACTGGATGGGTGAACCGCATTGGGGTTCCGGCGATCGTGCTGCCGGGAGGATTCTATGCAAATGGGATTCCGTTTGGGATCGAGATCTCCGCGGCGCGGTGGCGGGATGGTGATCTGTTGGGGTATGGGTTTGCGTATGAGCAGGCTACGCATAACCGGCGGATTCCGGTGCTGAATACGGATGGGGCTCCGCAGTAA
- the pgeF gene encoding peptidoglycan editing factor PgeF, which produces MDCVRIPGWERFSWLRHGFSTRVGGVSTIYGGHSLNLGWTKEDDPVLVAENRLRLLDEISGLPGQRAIALRQIHSAETHIIRSKDGPFETTEGRAILEGDGLMTSLPNTFLGIQTADCVPVMLLDSQRHTVAVFHAGWRGTAAGIVEQGIAIMRQEYHSLPEDLFAAVGPSIGSCCYTVGDELREAFTARFSYAPSLFHENRLDLWEANRRQLADSGIPSNQIAVVAECTGCARTSSGERKYFSHRIDLGITGRMMSVIGIAEP; this is translated from the coding sequence TTGGATTGCGTAAGGATTCCCGGTTGGGAGCGTTTCTCCTGGCTGCGGCACGGCTTTAGTACTCGCGTAGGTGGCGTCTCGACCATCTACGGCGGCCATTCCCTCAACCTCGGCTGGACGAAGGAGGACGATCCGGTGCTCGTCGCGGAGAACCGCCTCCGTCTCTTGGATGAGATCAGCGGTCTCCCCGGCCAGCGAGCCATCGCCCTCCGCCAGATCCATTCGGCGGAGACCCATATCATCCGCAGCAAAGACGGCCCCTTCGAGACCACCGAAGGCCGCGCCATCCTTGAAGGTGACGGCCTCATGACCAGCCTGCCGAACACCTTCCTCGGCATCCAGACCGCCGACTGCGTCCCTGTCATGCTGTTGGACTCCCAGCGTCACACCGTGGCCGTCTTCCACGCCGGCTGGCGCGGCACAGCAGCCGGTATCGTAGAACAGGGCATCGCCATCATGCGGCAGGAGTACCACTCACTCCCCGAAGACCTCTTCGCCGCCGTGGGCCCATCCATCGGCTCCTGCTGCTACACCGTCGGCGACGAGCTACGCGAAGCCTTCACCGCCCGCTTCTCCTACGCACCCAGCCTCTTCCACGAGAACCGCCTCGACCTCTGGGAGGCAAACCGCCGCCAGCTCGCCGACTCCGGCATCCCCTCCAACCAAATCGCCGTTGTCGCCGAGTGCACCGGCTGCGCCCGCACCTCCTCCGGCGAGCGGAAATACTTCTCCCATCGCATCGATCTGGGCATCACCGGTCGCATGATGAGCGTCATCGGAATCGCAGAACCCTAA